TAGATTAAGCCATTCCTTGCATTGACCAAATGACTGCTCTGAATTATTAGTTTAACATAACATAATGGTGCCATTTTTTATCCATGTAGTTCACCCCACTAGTGGAAAAGAAAAACTGGTGGTTGTAAGCTATTCCTTGAATGAGAGACTGGGACATGCACCACTTGGTTCCATAATAACGAAGATGTGTTATCAATTTTCTACTCTAAAAACATATTATGGAGAACAGGTTTTCCAAATAATCGGATTAAAAATAGACAACCACGgttttgaaaacagaaaactgtTTTCAAGAATGATCATCAAACATTCCCTTAATGGCTGCATTTGGGTTTATTCCAATTCAATATTGATCTGATTTCAGAAAATATACTCTTAAAATTATGAGTTTCTGCTTTGATATAGAAGTATGATCTGCACAATTGTTGACTAAATCTGATTGAATATATTGCATCAATGGTATCATGAAATTGTATTTCCAGATCTGATTTGTTTAATAATCACGCCATTTTCTATGAAATTTGTCATATTACTTTTTTACTCATTATTCTTCCTCTTAGTTCACCATTTGCTAAGATGACTGATTTGGGCAAAGTACCAATTTTGTGATCTTACTCTCATATTCAagctttgttaaaaaaatgataatactgAATTAGTCTATAAAGTGTTTAATTGACAAGGCTTGTTCTCAAACTCACAGCTCTCCTGGATACACTCTTCATCCCCCAGTTCAAATATCTATGGCTGAATCTTCTAATACGGACCGTAATGGAGAGCAAACTTCCAGTGAAGAAGCACAAAAGCAGTTTCTTATCGCTGGTAGACCACCAAATCTATCCTTTCCTCCAATGCAAAACTTCCATTTTCTACCTTCCCAAGCACATGCATCCCCTGTGAACTATGGAGAGGGGTTTGAAAATGATCCAAATATCCCAAGCTCTCAGCTTGAAGCTTATAGAAAACTTCTTCAATGCCAGATTCAGGTAATGTgtgctcttttttcttttacccACACAGTAAGTGATGTGTCACCTTGGTTTTACCTGAatataaaagatcaaatttgGTGATTATGATGACCACCAAATGAACCCTTCTCCTGTATGCATGCTAAATTCTGGCACCCCGAAAAGGGACATTAactgatattattataaataaccaTCACAATTAATTAGGCTTTTATAAGTACTGAGACATAACAAATGAATGCATACAAGTAGGATTGCACTGCATCAATGTTTTCGTTGCGTGGTCTCATTCACTGATTAAAATGGTTTGGCAAAGATTGAGTTTTCATGATTTTGAAGAACCTACAGATTCTGCAAAATCAGCTCGAGATGCTGCAGAGGATAAAGGCTGATAGAAATGTAGATGAGGGCACACCGTCATCAGATAGCAGAGGCAAGAGTGTCGTTTCCTCATCATCTGAATCTGGTCATGGTTATCGTGAggatattcaagatggaaaaGCATAAGGTCGGCTGTTTATTTCTGGTTTAAGCCAGGAATAGACTGCCAAATGTAGATATAGGAAGAGGAAAATACAGAAATCACAGCATTGCTCTAATGTGACATCTGTTATTCGTGATGGTACTAATCTTGTAAATGCATAGTGCCCcttgaaaatgatttattttggcttcttttttttttcccatgtGGATTGTTGTACGCTTATATTAGCTTTTACAAAAGTTACCTTTTGATAAGAAAATGGGGATTTATTGTTTGATGCTTATTGTTTTCCCTTTAAAGTGGGGATTTCTCATCAATGTTTCAGGTTTATTGTTTTCCTATTAGAGTGGGGATTTACTCTAGAAGAGTCAAACTTGAGTTTTTTTACCGATAAAATACATGTTTCTAAAGCATAAAAGCATTACCATTTTAGCCAACGGATGAAAAACGAATATCGAAACTTCATATATAACTCGTACATATTGGGTAGAGTATGATTATGTAAATACTTGCTTAAAAATAGATAGGCACAAAATTCAAGTGAAGCACATATTGGGCTCATGTGACTCGTGAGTCGATACACAAAGAAACATCGTTGATCAGTCAGTTGCTTAAGTTGTTTTTTGAGTTGTATTTGTCTTTTATCTTCCTAAGCTCAATAGATCTCAGTTTCAATATCTTGCATGAAGGGGGTGCTAGACCTGACTATAGTTCACCATGAAGGGAGGGAACAATTCCTCATAGAAGAAACACCTCACTTTAATCTACAtctccaaagctccaaaatgcACTTAGTGTATGGATTTGAGTCCATACAACTTAAAATATATGTTCACTCTAATTTAACTAGTTCCTTCTTTTCTAAAACGTTggtaaatttgattaattttgatttctaaaTTTACTAGTTCATGTAAATTCAACCCTACTCGTTactttactctatttttttctcatgtGGCATTGTGAACATCTTGAAAAAATGGTTGAGTTTGATATCGCCTTTAACAAGCAAACTATCATGTATGGATGAGAAATTTTGAAAGaggtatttaatatttaagtgGAATTAAAATACCATACAcacttcagcaaaaaaaaaaatgtcatgcaaTATAAATGACTTGTTTGGATATCAAAACCGActgatatttaaaattatggaAATTTTATAGGAGACTTTTTTCTAAGTAAAGTGAAAGAATTTCAAACACTAAAAATGAAGAATTTTCAAACCGATAATATGTAATTTTCATGTTATGgaaattaaattactttctaaaaaaaatggaaacaccAAAGCTTGATTCAAACaaagtattttataaaataaaaaataatttaaatagttaaattttcaTACacttaaattgattgaaacttAAAAATCCCTTATCTAAAATTGCCCAAGTTCATTTggcaattaaaattgaaaacaggcCAGTATTTGTCAAGAAGTTACATTTAAGTTAAGAGATATTTAAAAACTTGTTTAAAGGGGGAAAAAAggtttgaagtattttttttttaacacaaaattTATGCCATTAAAAAAACCTTTTAAACCTATCATGTTTTCccttttaaataataatgatgatgatgtgttaaatttttattataatgttttaagaataactatttttaatcaatttaaagatttaattttacTGAATACCATACAATTTAGATCCCCACCAGATATGATAATAGACCGAAGAGAAAACTGAAATGTTCATCTGATAGCATAATTCAAGCATCATGTCAATGTCTGTAATCTCAGAAGATTTAGTAAATGTTCAATAACATCATGTGAAAATTATCAaccttttcaaataaaatgagaAGCGTACATTCTCATCTTTGTTAAGAATCGTCTTAATTTTCCTCTTCGATGATCATGTGCAAACGCAAAATATAGTCAAGATTGGTCCATGCAGTGATATCAACCTCCAAAACCTTCTAGCAGACTATTCTCTCATTTACATGGATCTCACAAAGCGTCCAATGGATAACTGGTGTAAGATAAGGAAACCTTCTTTCAATAGAAAGGAAcacattgcaaaaaaaaaaaaacccagacTAAACTAGGACTCAGGAATGAATACAATACCTCATAGTTCAATATCTGGAACTCCCACTAAGAAAGAACTTGGATCGTTGGATCCAAGAAGTGGAATATACTCTGACCCTCTCACATGAACACCAAAGCAAGCTACATAAAGAACATATGTTAACGAGTTTCAAGCAAAACTTGTACATAGAATATCTTAAAGAAAAATACTTCGCTAACACTTCATTTGGGTGGGAAGGGGATAAAAAGATAGCTGATATCGGGTTTTCAATACTAATGAAAACACTTTATAATCAACATTTTATATTGATGTGGCCTGTAGCAACGGTTTGCTGTTTAGATAAATATATTGTGTCACTACACATCATCTGAGCAGTATATGTAGGTAGGAATTACCGAATTACCATAACAATCATTCATGAACCACCTGGCCAGTCATGAACTCACCACGTACCATAGTTTTTTAAGATTTGGTGTTATCATACAAACACTAATAGCTATTAGCTGCAGCATCATCATTTAAGAGTGAGAATGACTTTAGACCTAAGAAAAGAATGCAGATCAAATATGCAATATCCAAAATCATGAACTTAAGAAAAGAATCTCTTGAGTGGATGGAAAAccaatttcattaaattaaagatgatatgaaaaaaattccAATCAGTCAGTAGATTATTCTACTTGTGCTTGCAGTAATAAGGTATTAAGGCATCAAACATAACAGATAGAACTTTCAGTCTAGCAAACagtgttttgaaaaccaatgcATTACCATTCTCTATTTTCATGACACTTTGGAGCATTACATCCATCTTTGTTTTCATATCAGAACTGTCATCCATATGTGGCACTACAAGTGTAAGCTCCCTGTATACATCACGTGCAAATCTGCATATCTTCTCAGCAAACTCAAGTTCACCATCTGATATCCTACCTATTGCTAAACGCATCAACTCTCCAGTCAAATCTGCAACCTGTAACAGAATATTGAGCATCTttcagaggaagaggaagaaaaagtcATGGAAAAAGATCATTTAACCCCTTAAATTTTACCTCTTTCACAAATAGATAACTTGAACCTCTATTTTGCCCCAATTGATCCTTAAACTACATAATATTGTATTGGCTCCTATTAAGTTAGGGTTGAATTATCAACAGCAATAATCTCAATTGTTTGTTTAGATGGAGCACAaaaaagatgaagaatgaagtcaTTGTGAAGGTGCATAACCAGAATTACTTTATGTAGATGATGCACCACTTGATAGCAGAAGAGAGTTATTTATATGTgcacatttttttcctttttattttttccatttcttcattttagaaaactcaaaaaataaaggaaaagatgatttaaaaaaaacaagggaCTATGATTTCTATTGACATAAGCAAGGTTTAAGGATAAACTTGGAACGAAATAGATGTATCTATCTACAAAAAGGATAAGCAAAATTTAAAGGGGTAATAGTTTTCTCCCAATCAAAAAGTTAAGTTCTATGCATGCTTAATCTGCACAtgaacattatttaaaaaatggcaAATGGAACTGCAGAAATCATTACAACAAATCAAGCACTTCAAAGAATCTGTTAAATTGGATCTTCATTGGTGTATATTATCTACTGTGAACAACGTAAAATATAAATCACAACAtggataacaataaaaaaaaattcaccccTAATATATAGTCAAGGATATTTATCTGCAGAGGATCAAGAGATGGATCACTAAGTGGTAGCAATGTTTTGTTTATCTCATCAAGCTTCAAAAGAGTTCCACTTTTACAGAAACCATAGAATGTAGCAGCTTCAACATACTCCTGTATCTGCAAAATGCAAACACACAAGACTTTCAGAGAAAAGTAATTGATCTTAACAAGGAAGTAATGTGTGTGAAGTATACCCCAGGTGAGTATGCTCGTCTTAGCTTCCAAAAATCAGTTCCCTGCAATTCTTTGACTAGTCGTGACATGTACTGATCTGTCACAGCTGCTAAATCCTTTTCAGCTTTCTCAAGTACTTCCACTTTATTGTATTTACTCATCCttattaagaaattcaaatatggTAATGCCAGTAAGATAATGAAAATGAAGATCACATGTAAGTATGTAACTATAAATCATTAACAATCAGAGTAGAATTCGGACtcctatttcttttattttatctataactatagaaaaatatttcatcaAGATAAAAAGGTCTTATTAACTCATATTTACTTGTTCTatttgcatttaaaaaaaatagaagggggatTGAGGTATAAAGAATGAATGCCAGAGTAATGCAATTAAAAACTAGCTCGTCACATTACAACAATTTCAAGATACAAACTAAGTTGATTCAGATGGcaaattaaagaacaaatatAGCACAGAGGACAAATTAATCACAGAAAagagcatgaaaaagatatcttGTAACTTTTAAGTAATTCAGCTGATACAAGTAACACCCTCAtgtgcaatatatatatatatatatatatatatatatatatatatatatatatatatatatatatagagagagagagagagagagagagagagagagagagagggaggggGGACAGTGGAGAAAGAGATAACCTGTGCACTTGAAATATGACTTTCTTACTATTCATTGTTACATCACGACTTGCTTTGACCACTCTTTCACGTTTGTCATTCTATAAATATAAGTTTACAGAGTATCAAAATAACAGCCAAAACTGGAGCTGTATAGTATAGAGCAATACTGTAAAGTTACTGACTTTATAGGATATTCTTAGCTACCCAATACTGTAAATATATTCAAACCTTCAAGTTAAGCTATTGTAAAGTAAGTGAAGcaagattattttataaaggGGCAGTGTGTACTGTGCTCCAAAACAATAATTCCTAAAATCCCAGATGAATAGTGAAACACTAGTCTCATAAAGTATAACAATGCGgacagtaaaataaaatttgagggtAGACTCTCCAAAATAAACCTTTCAACTTCAGTATACTACACTTTTACTGAAATCCCCAAACCCTTTCAGTTCGCTTCACTTGTACACAATGAAATTCAAAAAGCtaggaaatttgaattgaagaaTAGAGAAAATTGAATGAGAAGCATTACGAGGTCATTGAGACACTGAGTATATCTGGAAAAAGCCTCCTTCAAAGCGGGTTCAATGGCTGTGGAGGACGTGGCCATGGTTCTTGCCCTCTTTGCGGAGCTCTGAATGTTGGTCCCTGCAACTGTTATCGAAGTGGATGAAAATAagtttaagataattaattgaattgatgGCAATGCTTCCAatctcagagagagagagagagttactTCGATGTTTGGATGCCATGAATAGAGAAAACCTTAAACTGTGCAACATCTGTACACCTAAACGCCGTGACCCCCCTGACAAATGAATATTTGGTTAAAAGggttatttaaaaatgttataaattatatttataaaaatataaagtatttcATTCCATGCCATACACatgtattaaatttatattctatctttttcatattattatgaattttaatgtactttttattattctataatttttcaaaaatataatgtatataTGTTATACGAgatattaataatgaaaaataatttaaattacgtTTCTTTAATTATgaatctatattttaaaaatatattttcattataaaaaaaataaatgaataaaatgaattaaaaaataaatatatattatgtaaattatattatctagtataaataatgtgagattgtgtaaaaaagtatttattaagaGAAGTAAACTAATAAAAATCTTGACAAtacttttaatctatttttttttttagtgaaacaTACTTATAATGAAGTGATCAACACAAGGCATTAC
The nucleotide sequence above comes from Glycine soja cultivar W05 chromosome 11, ASM419377v2, whole genome shotgun sequence. Encoded proteins:
- the LOC114373658 gene encoding translin-associated protein X isoform X1, with the protein product MLHSLRFSLFMASKHRIAGTNIQSSAKRARTMATSSTAIEPALKEAFSRYTQCLNDLNDKRERVVKASRDVTMNSKKVIFQVHRMSKYNKVEVLEKAEKDLAAVTDQYMSRLVKELQGTDFWKLRRAYSPGIQEYVEAATFYGFCKSGTLLKLDEINKTLLPLSDPSLDPLQINILDYILGFKDQLGQNRGSSYLFVKEVADLTGELMRLAIGRISDGELEFAEKICRFARDVYRELTLVVPHMDDSSDMKTKMDVMLQSVMKIENACFGVHVRGSEYIPLLGSNDPSSFLVGVPDIEL
- the LOC114373658 gene encoding translin-associated protein X isoform X2 — protein: MLHSLRFSLFMASKHRIAGTNIQSSAKRARTMATSSTAIEPALKEAFSRYTQCLNDLNDKRERVVKASRDVTMNSKKVIFQVHRMSKYNKVEVLEKAEKDLAAVTDQYMSRLVKELQGTDFWKLRRAYSPGIQEYVEAATFYGFCKSGTLLKLDEINKTLLPLSDPSLDPLQINILDYILGVADLTGELMRLAIGRISDGELEFAEKICRFARDVYRELTLVVPHMDDSSDMKTKMDVMLQSVMKIENACFGVHVRGSEYIPLLGSNDPSSFLVGVPDIEL